Proteins found in one Sorghum bicolor cultivar BTx623 chromosome 1, Sorghum_bicolor_NCBIv3, whole genome shotgun sequence genomic segment:
- the LOC8083709 gene encoding aspartic proteinase nepenthesin-1, translating to MGYTSVPWDLNDCTLFFYVQVVTGQIRQLLVEIKTEAMMLIHELQTTLVLDGTQPSANEAASEDSSPTALVQKDASLAAVACSDLSLLRCGSPEAARPPRDGGRSLTRREVLHRMAARLLFSASGRAASARVDPGPYANGVPDTEYLVHLAIGTPPQPVQLILDTGSDLVWTQCRPCPVCFSRALGPLDPSNSSTFDVLPCSSPVCDNLTWSSCGKHNWGNQTCVYVYAYADGSITTGHLDAETFTFAAADGTGQATVPDLAFGCGLFNNGIFTSNETGIAGFGRGALSLPSQLKVDNFSHCFTAITGSEPSSVLLGLPANLYSDADGAVQSTPLVQNFSSLRAYYLSLKGITVGSTRLPIPESTFALKQDGTGGTIIDSGTGMTTLPQDAYKLVHDAFTAQVRLPVDNATSSSLSRLCFSFSVPRRAKPDVPKLVLHFEGATLDLPRENYMFEFEDAGGSVTCLAINAGDDLTIIGNYQQQNLHVLYDLVRNMLSFVPAQCNRL from the coding sequence ACAACACTTGTGCTCGATGGAACTCAACCAAGTGCAAATGAAGCAGCTTCAGAAGATAGCTCTCCTACTGCTCTCGTTCAAAAAGATGCTTCTCTGGCTGCCGTTGCTTGCTCTGACCTTTCCTTGCTGCGATGCGGCAGCCCTGAAGCTGCACGCCCACCACGCGACGGCGGCCGCAGCCTCACCCGCCGGGAGGTGCTGCACCGCATGGCCGCGCGTCTGCTCTTCTCGGCCTCGGGGCGCGCGGCAAGCGCCCGCGTAGACCCGGGACCTTACGCCAACGGCGTCCCCGACACGGAGTACCTGGTGCACCTCGCCATCGGCACGCCGCCGCAGCCCGTGCAGCTCATCCTCGACACCGGGAGCGACCTCGTCTGGACGCAGTGCCGACCGTGCCCCGTCTGCTTCAGCCGCGCGCTCGGACCGTTGGACCCGTCCAACTCCTCCACGTTCGACGTGCTCCCCTGCAGCTCGCCCGTGTGTGACAACCTCACCTGGTCGTCCTGCGGCAAGCACAACTGGGGAAACCAAACCTGTGTCTACGTCTACGCATACGCCGACGGCTCCATAACCACCGGCCACCTCGACGCGGAGACCTTCACGTTCGCTGCCGCCGATGGCACCGGGCAGGCCACCGTTCCGGACCTGGCCTTCGGCTGCGGTCTCTTCAACAACGGAATTTTCACGTCCAACGAGACCGGCATCGCCGGCTTCGGGCGCGGCGCGCTGTCCCTGCCGTCGCAGCTCAAAGTGGACAACTTCTCCCACTGTTTCACCGCCATAACGGGGTCGGAGCCCAGCTCTGTCCTGCTCGGCCTTCCGGCCAACCTTTACAGTGACGCCGATGGCGCAGTCCAGTCCACTCCTCTGGTCCAGAACTTTTCGTCTCTGAGAGCATACTACCTGTCACTAAAGGGCATAACCGTCGGCTCGACGAGGCTGCCGATTCCCGAGTCGACGTTCGCGCTGAAGCAGGACGGGACGGGCGGCACGATCATCGACTCTGGCACCGGCATGACAACGCTGCCCCAGGACGCGTACAAGCTCGTGCACGACGCGTTCACGGCCCAGGTCAGGCTGCCCGTGGACAACGCGACGTCGTCGTCGCTCTCGCGGCTCTGCTTCTCGTTCTCGGTGCCGCGGCGAGCTAAACCCGACGTGCCAAAGCTGGTGTTGCACTTTGAGGGCGCAACGCTGGACCTTCCGAGGGAGAACTACATGTTTGAGTTCGAGGACGCAGGCGGCAGCGTCACCTGCCTTGCTATCAACGCCGGCGACGACCTGACCATCATCGGCAACTACCAGCAACAGAACCTGCACGTCCTCTACGACCTGGTGCGCAACATGTTATCCTTTGTTCCTGCTCAGTGCAACAGGCTTTAG